Proteins encoded within one genomic window of Scomber japonicus isolate fScoJap1 chromosome 16, fScoJap1.pri, whole genome shotgun sequence:
- the LOC128375453 gene encoding heat shock protein 30-like encodes MLCSHGLQSTLSPFMDFYWPVRSLWPDVKPLLYQQDLLQRNLQELRSSLELMDKLQDKILEETEPFQTAAAMQPVSCHLKKEGEHFGLTLDTQGFSPEELSVRQVGRKLRVSGKTEKKQEDGKGCYSYRCQEFRQEFDLPEELNPEAITCYLAPDGKLHIQEAKDICVEDAERELPIEKSSEEKPQQSVCSHTEDSSTETDDSTQDKPANMD; translated from the coding sequence ATGCTGTGCTCTCATGGACTCCAGTCTACTCTCAGTCCATTCATGGACTTCTACTGGCCTGTACGCAGTCTGTGGCCAGACGTCAAACCTCTGCTCTACCAGCAGGATCTGCTGCAGAGAAACCTCCAGGAGCTGCGCAGCAGTCTGGAGCTGATGGACAAACTTCAGGACAAGATCCTGGAAGAGACAGAGCCTTTCCAAACCGCTGCGGCCATGCAACCAGTCTCCTGCCAtctgaagaaagaaggagaacacTTTGGCCTGACCCTGGACACTCAGGGCTTTTCCCCAGAGGAGCTGTCTGTCAGGCAGGTGGGCAGGAAGCTGAGAGTCAGCgggaagacagagaagaagcaggaggatgGGAAAGGCTGCTATTCTTACAGATGCCAGGAGTTCAGACAGGAGTTTGATCTGCCTGAAGAGCTGAATCCTGAAGCCATCACCTGCTACCTGGCTCCAGATGGGAAGCTCCACATCCAGGAAGCCAAAGATATATGTGTGGAGGACGCTGAGAGAGAGCTGCCTATCGAGAAGAGCTCAGAGGAGAAACCACAGCAGAGTGTTTGTTCACACACAGaagacagcagcacagagacagacgATAGCACACAGGACAAACCTGCAAACATGGACTGA
- the LOC128375454 gene encoding heat shock protein 30-like, which translates to MLCSHGLQSTLSPFMDFYWPVRSLWPDVKPLLYQQDLLQRNLQELRSSLELMDKLQDKILEETEPFQTAAAVQPVSCHLKKEGEHFGLTLDTQGFSPEELSVRQVGRKLRVSGKTEKKQEDGKGCYSYRCQEFRQEFDLPEELNPEAITCYLAPDGKLHIQEAKDICVEDAERELPIEKSSEEKPQQSVCSHTEDSSTETDDSTQDKPANMD; encoded by the coding sequence ATGCTGTGCTCTCATGGACTCCAGTCTACTCTCAGTCCATTCATGGACTTCTACTGGCCTGTACGCAGTCTGTGGCCAGACGTCAAACCTCTGCTCTACCAGCAGGATCTGCTGCAGAGAAACCTCCAGGAGCTGCGCAGCAGTCTGGAGCTGATGGACAAACTTCAGGACAAGATCCTGGAAGAGACAGAGCCTTTCCAAACCGCTGCGGCCGTGCAACCAGTCTCCTGCCAtctgaagaaagaaggagaacacTTTGGCCTGACCCTGGACACTCAGGGCTTTTCCCCAGAGGAGCTGTCTGTCAGGCAGGTGGGCAGGAAGCTGAGAGTCAGCgggaagacagagaagaagcaggaggatgGGAAAGGCTGCTATTCTTACAGATGCCAGGAGTTCAGACAGGAGTTTGATCTGCCTGAAGAGCTGAATCCTGAAGCCATCACCTGCTACCTGGCTCCAGATGGGAAGCTCCACATCCAGGAAGCCAAAGATATATGTGTGGAGGACGCTGAGAGAGAGCTGCCTATCGAGAAGAGCTCAGAGGAGAAACCACAGCAGAGTGTTTGTTCACACACAGaagacagcagcacagagacagacgATAGCACACAGGACAAACCTGCAAACATGGACTGA
- the LOC128375445 gene encoding heat shock protein 30-like, with translation MLCSHGLQSTLSPFMDFYWPVRSLWPDVKPLLYQQDLLQRNLQELRSSLELMDKLQDKILEETEPFQTAAAVQPVSCHLKKEGEHFGLTLDTQGFSPEELSVRQVGRKLRVSGKTEKKQEDGKGCYSYRCQEFRQEFDLPEELNPEAITCYLAPDGKLHIQEAKDICVEDAERELPIEKSSEEKPQQSVCSHTEDSSTETDDSTQDKPANMD, from the coding sequence ATGCTGTGCTCTCATGGACTCCAGTCTACTCTCAGTCCATTCATGGACTTCTACTGGCCTGTACGCAGTCTGTGGCCAGACGTCAAACCTCTGCTCTACCAGCAGGATCTGCTGCAGAGAAACCTCCAGGAGCTGCGCAGCAGTCTGGAGCTGATGGACAAACTTCAGGACAAGATCCTGGAAGAGACAGAGCCTTTCCAAACCGCTGCAGCCGTGCAACCAGTCTCCTGCCATctgaagaaagagggagaacaCTTTGGCCTGACCCTGGACACTCAAGGCTTTTCCCCAGAGGAGCTGTCTGTCAGGCAGGTGGGCAGGAAGCTGAGAGTCAGCgggaagacagagaagaagcaggaggatgGGAAAGGCTGCTATTCTTACAGATGCCAGGAGTTCAGACAGGAGTTTGATCTGCCTGAAGAGCTGAATCCTGAAGCCATCACCTGCTACCTGGCTCCAGATGGGAAGCTCCACATCCAGGAAGCCAAAGATATATGTGTGGAGGACGCTGAGAGAGAGCTGCCTATCGAGAAGAGCTCAGAGGAGAAACCACAGCAGAGTGTTTGTTCACACACAGaagacagcagcacagagacagacgATAGCACACAGGACAAACCTGCAAACATGGACTGA
- the LOC128375456 gene encoding heat shock protein 30-like — protein MLCSHGLQSTLSPFMDFYWPVRSLWPDVKPLLYQQDLLQRNLQELRSSLELMDKLQDKILEETEPFQTAAAVQPVSCHLKKEGEHFGLTLDTQGFSPEELSVRQVGRKLRVSGKTEKKQEDGKGCYSYRCQEFRQEFDLPEELNPEAITCYLAPDGKLHIQEAKDICVEDAERELPIEKSSEEKPQQSVCSHTEDSSTETDDSTQDKPANMD, from the coding sequence ATGCTGTGCTCTCATGGACTTCAGTCTACTCTCAGTCCATTCATGGACTTCTACTGGCCTGTACGCAGTCTGTGGCCAGACGTCAAACCTCTGCTCTACCAGCAGGATCTGCTGCAGAGAAACCTCCAGGAGCTGCGCAGCAGTCTGGAGCTGATGGACAAACTTCAGGACAAGATCCTGGAAGAGACAGAGCCTTTCCAAACCGCTGCAGCCGTGCAACCAGTCTCCTGCCATctgaagaaagagggagaacaCTTTGGCCTGACCCTGGACACTCAGGGCTTTTCCCCAGAGGAGCTGTCTGTCAGGCAGGTGGGCAGGAAGCTGAGAGTCAGCgggaagacagagaagaagcaggaggatgGGAAAGGCTGCTATTCTTACAGATGCCAGGAGTTCAGACAGGAGTTTGATCTGCCTGAAGAGCTGAATCCTGAAGCCATCACCTGCTACCTGGCTCCAGATGGGAAGCTCCACATCCAGGAAGCCAAAGATATATGTGTGGAGGACGCTGAGAGAGAGCTGCCTATCGAGAAGAGCTCAGAGGAGAAACCACAGCAGAGTGTTTGTTCACACACAGaagacagcagcacagagacagacgATAGCACACAGGACAAACCTGCAAACATGGACTGA